In Halodesulfovibrio sp. MK-HDV, the DNA window AAGCCTTCGTCCATGGCAACTTTGTTGAAGAAGTAACGTTTGATTCGACCACATGCTGAGCATACGGAACGAGAGAGGACTTTTTTAACACGCGGGATCTGTAAATTTTCTTCTTCCATCTCTTTAACAATGAGTGGGATTTCGTGTGTTGCGCAGAAGCGTTCAACAACGCCGCGTGCTGCAACGGAGCTTTCTGGAATACCGAGGTCTATATGTAAGCCGTGAATTTTGTACCCGAGTTTTTTGAGTACAATTGCACAGGCTAATGAATCCTTGCCGCCAGAAAGTGCGACGAGGATTTTATCTTCGAATGTGAACAGCTTTTGACGACGGATGCTACGTTCAACAGATCGTTCGTAGAAAGACATAAAACAGTCGGCACAAAAGCCGGTGTTGTGGCTAGGAAGTGAAACAACCGCAGTTGTTTTACATACTTTACATTTCATTCTGTGTTTTCCTTATAGATATATGCGGCGCCTTGGTGAACCGACGCCGAAGCATGAGGTCAGAGAAGATGACAGCCCTGCATGGTTGTGCGGGGAGGTAGCTTGCTAGCCGCTGGATACTACGTTGCGAATGATAACGTCGTCGCCATGAAAAAGTTTTCTATCTGAAGTAAGTAGCTCGTTGTCGCGGATAACAAGTACTTCTGCAGAATTTGCTTTAACGATATTTAAAAGCTGACGCACTGAACGAGCTTTTAACGTGAGAGTCTCATTTTGTGGCTGGAGTGTAACAGTAACTCCGTATGGTTTTGTGTAAACAACCTTTTCTTCTTGCATGATAGGCATCCGTGTACATTAAGTTATTGAATGGCTACTGTCTCTTTTGATCCGAGGCAGAAGTTTGTATATGTTATTAGTGTCGTGCGACTATTGTGACAATGAGTACAGTGGTGCAAAATAGCTATCCGACAATTCGTGCATACTTTACTCATTTTTTACAACATGACAAGAATCTGAAAAGTAAATGCTTGCTGATGTAGTAAAATTAGCTAGTTATGCTTTTTTAATATTTTTTTAACTAGTAAATCAGCATGTTATGGATTTGGTAAAACAGCTTTTTGGCATAAAACGACTTTGTAGCCTTTTTTTATGTTTATACATTCTAATAAAGGGGTTATGAATCTCGTTGCATTTGTTTTAAGTGTATGCCAAGTATACGCGGTATTATTCACGGGGACGAATTCATCTTTTTNGCATCCACAAATAAGCCCTCTGCAATGTTTAATCATTGCACAATCAGCCTCTACGCGAGATTAACATGAAGAGAAATTTTCTTTTTTTCGCTTTGGGGGAGAATGATATGGCTGATAAAAAAGTACTGATTGTGGATGACGAAGAGAATATCAGGCTGTTATATAAGGACGCGTTTGAAGAGGACGGCTACAAAGTAGCTATCTCTGATGGTTCCGAGCCCATTTTAGAGGTGCTCGACCGCGAAAGTCCAGATGTCGTTGTGTTGGATATCAGGCTGAATCAAAAGCTTACGGGCTTGGATTTATTGCAGGATATTCGAACTACTAATTCGACGCTGCCTGTTATCTTAAGTACAGCATACGATAGCTTCCAGCATGATATGAAGTCGATAGCGGCGGATTGTTACGTAGTAAAATCTGTTGATTTGACGGAATTGAAAGCGAAGGTTGCAAGTTTCTTTGAATAGCACTATTTTTAGTTAAGAACTAAAAAGGACACGCTTGCGCGTGCCCTTTTTGAGATATTGTCTCTTGAAGGGGGTCATCCTTCAGGGACTTGCTGCAAGAGTTGGTCGCTCTTCAGCATCAGGATAATGTGTGTAGCGGCCCTGTTTTTTAAGCGGAATGGGGCCGCCACATGTCCGGAACTTTCCGAAGCTACTTCCCTAGCATCTAGATGGCTGATAACCCCGAAGGGGTAGTTTCGGCTTGTCACCAACCCGCCAGTATGCTTTCTTTTTTTCTAGCACATCTTCCACATAGCACAAGCCCTTTCAGCGTTATTTTACGAAAAATAATCAATCTAATGCGATCTAACGCCTTCTAATCTCAATCTAATTTTATTCTAATAACTCAACTCACTCTAAATAGAGTTCCACTTCACCCTTTTCTGCGGTAACC includes these proteins:
- a CDS encoding response regulator; its protein translation is MADKKVLIVDDEENIRLLYKDAFEEDGYKVAISDGSEPILEVLDRESPDVVVLDIRLNQKLTGLDLLQDIRTTNSTLPVILSTAYDSFQHDMKSIAADCYVVKSVDLTELKAKVASFFE